Below is a genomic region from Silurus meridionalis isolate SWU-2019-XX chromosome 10, ASM1480568v1, whole genome shotgun sequence.
AGTTGTAATAATATCTCGAATAATATTTTAAGTCCGCTTGCACAATACGGctgttatttatgtattttctgcaaaatgttcgatttattttgtaatagcTGAACAGATAATAAAGTTGTTTTCAGTAATAATTCTGTGTGATTTGTGATGGTTTTTGATTGGTCACTTCCTGTGATAGAGGGTGGCGGCAGATTAGTGGTtattgggttactgattggaagatcATGTCCCaatatcaccaagctgccacttttgggctcTTGAGTTAAGGCCCTTACTTGTACAGAACACACTATTTAAACCTGTTAGTTATTCATCTTATTCCTAATTGCTTTCGGATTAAATCTAATCGCTTCAAATACTAAACCCACAAAGTCTGTTATGGAATAAAAGAAAGTTCACACGTGtgtaaatgtcatttttattatttatttctacgAACACGTCTGTCGCACGTTTCAAGGCAGCACTAAAAGCAAGCGGgactttaaaatgaattttacaTCATCGTACGCGACGTGCAGCCGTGgatttatttacagtgtgtgGACCAGAATTAGACATTCATATGTACACTTTATGATGCTCCAACCCTggtgtttttacacacacacacacactcgcgctGTACAGCAGTTCTGGGTGAAGCAACGAAGCCTGACGTCCACGAGACTATGAAACGAGCTGTACAGAACTGAGATACGCAGGAGATTCGGACAATGTTCTCCTCTTCaatgtgggtgtgggtgtgtgtttgaaatctgtATGAGGTTAGTCTTTTGTTCAGGTGAAGCAGAAATCCACTCTAGCTCTTCCTCAAGCTCAGGTCACTGCTGGTCACGAGGGGAGACAGAGAGGTGCTCTCGGACGCCTCTTCTCGCTCTTCCCTCCTCAGCACCAGGAACGCCTCTCGACTAATCCCCAGCAGCTCTCGCAGGCCTCGGTTCTCCAACTGCACACAGAGAAATGAGCAATGTTTGGGTTTTCATGATATGAAAGGAATAAACCATGTTGGGAGCTATGGAGAAGAAATCGACCTGTGAGCATGTACAAACGCATCGGTCCAAAAAGCGAGCCGCTACAGAATacgatttattatttttttatttcaactatTTTGATGACCCTTATAtggacaagtttgtggacacctgactaaaaTTTCAGTATTTACTCCCCGctttctgttataataagctctactcttctggtctcttgttccactagatttttgcgGAGATTCCTTCAGCTAAGTGTGtgttagaaaaagaaagaaaaaaaaggcctgggggtgcagtcagcgctcaCGTTcattgtttaatagggttggtgaGCAATAGCATTAGATCATCCacatctggctttgtgcacagggggaattgtcatgctggaacaagtttggatctcctggttcaagtggaGGGTTACATTTTCatgcaacagtttgggaaagaagaaGCAcctatgggtggaaaagtcgggtggCCAATACATTTGGCTGCACTTCACATTGTGGGTGAGACTTCaatatatttgaaatgaaaagagTGTTTCAAACCCTGAGATGGAGAAGCTCCATCGtcagaagaccacatcaggttccacaactgtcagccaagaacagggaTCTGAACCGGACATGGGTTTCTggagtggaacctgatgtgCTGTAGCTCATCCACCTCAAGGTTGTGTGTTGAGAAATGTCCTGAGATTCTTTTCGGATCTCTGTCTCGGTGTTTGAGCCTGCAGATTCTTCACTCGCAGCATGGTTATAAAGGTCTGATGTGTAGGAGGATCTGCATCAATCGAGTTCTAATAAGTCACAATTTTACTTCTCATATTTAACTGCGTTCTGAACTTTAAAAGGAGGAGTCAAGTTCAAGCAGGAGATTAGTACATTTACACAACTACGggatacgtgtgtgtgtgtgtgaactatTGATAGGAAAATCAGTTCGAGTGACTTGGTTCTCGTTTCTAAGCAGATCCCccacacgtctacatacacctACTTTAACTATAGTTCTGATCATTTATAAACGTGTATATATAACTGCACagtgtttcctgtacataacctatggAGATGATGCGCCGCATTCAGTATAAAATAAACGAATCGCTCTTTGAGACGAATCGTCCTTTagagtcacattaaagattaGTTCAAACGAACGAATCGTTCATTAAACGACTCGTCACTAAGAAACACCTTACGAATCTGAACTTTAGTTCAGTTTCAGTGTTCAGTAGGAAGCTGATTAAAGACTCATTCTTAATTAACAGATCGGtctgagacgactcgttcttctgaatcacattaaagacttgctcgaaatgaacaaatcactccGAGACGACTCGTTTGtttgagtcacattaaagactcgttcgaAATGAACAAGTCACCTAGATGACTTGTTCTTCtgaatcacattaaagacttgttCAAAATGAATGACCCctcactagtgtgtgtgtgtgatacataTTTATGAATGAGAAGTGCAACCTCCAGCTGCTTGATGCGTTCCTCATCTTCACACGCACGCCCTTCGTCTACCTCAATGGCCTTCTTCATCACTGTGGCCATCTCGTTGATTTTGTCTATGTGCGCCTGCatctgctacacacacacacacacacacacacaccatgttgaAACACTGCTGACACACAGAATAtcctttatatatacacttatacactacacggccaaaagtatgtgggcACCTTGGGGCCCCCATCACACCCtcatgtgcttgttgaacacgACAGCTCCATTTTAGtgggaaggctttccattaGATTCTGGGGCATGATGTAGATTAAGTGGTTGTAAAAGAGCTTTAGTCTTCAGTAGGGTttggaaaaaaagcacatgtggGTGGCGTGATAGCCAGGGGTGTACATTCTTTTGAGCGAAACCTCTATGGGGAAACGAAAGCAATTCTCACGCTAGTGTGCTGCTCTTTGAGCTGAGAGACGATAGTCGGGTCGTCCTTCTTGCTGGCCATGAGGAGGCGGAACACCTGCTCCCGGTACTTGCTCATGATCAGCTCCATTGCTGACTGATGCTCTTCTAAAGATATCCGTAGCTCTGAGAACATGGTGAGAAGGATACGGTTTAACAGGGAGGATTTCGAGCGAAATGATAGTTTCATCATACTTGTGCTCCACAGACGTCACGTCACATCATACACACCTTTGTTCTCCTGCTGCAACTCGCGTATTTGCCGGTTCTCCTGCTGAATGCCCAATACCAGGGTAGATCGTGGACGATGCCTCGCCACCTGGTTGAGTGCCTCGATCTCTTCCTGATACTGAAGAACACACAGCGAGGTTAAAACGAGCAGAGCGAGGTCAATTTCCATGACAACATCGTCTGGTGAATTCTTTGAAAGTTGGAAAAAATTTATGAGcattaattagaaattttgGGAACGTAAACATTTGGTTTGGTCCGAAGCTGAAATGCACGCAAACACAGATTTTTTAGTTGCGCAATAGTTTCCACACATCACAAGGAGGTTTTACAtaacatttatgtttaatgtttctGTAGTTTAAGTCAATATTCGGCAAGATAGacattttttttgacaaacTACTGTCAGGTACCCTGTTAAACTGCAGTTTCGTACATCTTAGTTTATTCTTCTAATGTTCCTGTTCATTCCCATGAAACGTTTACAGTCTTGAAAAtgcctggaattttgcaacccttgTGGAAACTGTtcggtgaagaaccacatacgagTGACGTGATGGTCAAATGTCTACTGAGCTCTGATCATGCATAGATGTCTAGTTCCAGGTACAGTATATCAATTCCTGGATACCCAGTTCCAGGATCTGAACTTCACATCTATGGCCAAGGGTACATTATAAGTACCCTTGGCCATAGATgtgaaatacattataaatataaagagtaCATGATACATATTCAGGACTGCAGATGAATGAACAGTGCTATAGGAGGGTGCTATAGAAGGTGGGTAGGTAGGTTGAGGTGTGTGTTCACCTGCTTCATGGCCTCCACGCGTTTGTTCAGCACGGTGGTCTGCTCGATCAGGATCTCAGCAGCATTGTCGTGATCCCGAAGCCGCTCCACCAGAGACCTGGCGTCTGTCAGCACCTTCTCCAGCAGGCAACTCATCTCTAACCAATTACATTacgtcattattattattcttattcattattattattattattaaacctcTGCCTTGCtggtgtttatattttaaaaagcagaTCGTATAAATGTAGATTGTTTAGCTTGTAGCTTCTAAAAAACTCTAGCGCGCAATTCGAACCAACGCTGTATAAAAATGAGTAAACACTCACCTCGAAAACAAAATTCACCCAAATAGTGTTAGTGCGAAGAAGTTTACACTTCCTGTTCCGGGATGAGTGACGCTGATGCGCAAGCATTATGGGTAACGTAGGAAGACTATATACGCAATACTGTCGAGTTCCACATGATGGAGACACCGAGCAGGACAAGTATCTGTACATGTTAGTCATAATGAAGAGTATGTTTATTTTCTCCACCTCAAAATGATTTAATGGGTGAATTATTTAACaagtgtatgtgtctgtgttttttatttttttagctctAAAGCAGACACTTATTAATTACCGCATACAAAGtaatttaaaagtaaacatGTGCCGTTGTGGATGGGAGCGGCCATGTTGGTTTGACGTCACTAGCGCCCAGGGCTGATTTCTCAGTGCACACAAAATCAGtacaattaaacaataaaatcagTAATTAAAGTTATTCTGTTTCGTTATCGAGCTCATCGAAGTTTAAGAAATCGATAAAAACAtcctttttaatttaaattccgATAAGTGATTGATATGTTTGTAATTAAATgtgtaacgttttttttttagaaagattCTGAATCGTAGATTCTTAAAATCAAATCTAAATAAGGCATCAAAAAGTTTTCTGGActggttttgtaacacgccaacagatgggaGCACAAGGCaccacgcacagtcacagggggCACTGAACTTCATAAAAGTATCTAATTGGTTGAAGATTATGGTGGCGGATGTTGGACAATAAAAAGGATGAGTGTTATCTAGTTTAGGGGTCTTCAAAGTTTTTCAGGTCAAGGGCCCCTTAGCCTGCTCGGCACCCATCTCTCTGCCACTGATTTCAGGCTGTCCAGCTCTAAGCCCTCAACCAAGCCTGCCTTCCTCACCCGCTTGTCCATACATGAGGCATCCTTCTTCTTAATGCTGTCTCCCCAACACACCACTGCATAGAAGAGGGCACTCGCCACAACAGTCTGATAGAACATCTGCAGCAACTGAGGAAGTACAGCCGGCTCCTTCCTCTCCTGCACAGACCGTCTCTGTTGGCAGTCCAGTCCATTCTACCATCCAGCTAGGTCCAGTAGGTCTTCATGGCTGGATGGTATTGAAATCACTGGAGAAGTCCAGAGGTATAAATTTCACAGCCCTGCTGGCACTGTCCAGGTGAGAGAGGGATCAGTGAAACATGTAGATAATGGCGTCCTCCACTCTCAACTTCTCcaggtaggcaaactgaagagGATCGAGGGCATGGTGGACCTGTGGCCTTATGTGGTATAGCAGCACCCGATCCATGGTCTTTATTATGTGAAACATCAGGGCGACTGGCCTGAAGTCATTCATCTCTCCAGGGTGTGGTTTGTTCTGGAACTGGGATGatgcaggatgttttccatagcCGCTCCTTTGCCTCCCTGAACTGGACTTTGAGTTCCCTCCGCACACTTTTAAGCTTCTGCTGATCACCGCCCTTAAAGGCCCTCTTCTTCTGGTTCAAAAGACCATTGATGTCACTCGTGATCCAGTTTTTACTGGAACAACAGCATCCATACAGAAGTTGATGTAGTCAGTAGTGCAGTTAACAACCTTCTTAATGTTCCCACTGTCCGCCTTTACATACATTattgtctatatatttttaaatctttcaaaaagatttatgcatcataacaaacatatacgtattttgcaattaaaatcacaatttatttagttgttcacagctgtcttttatttaaatagatttgcagtttcatacattttccttttacaatCAGGTggattattatacatttacatgaacatcaGCTTCAGGGTTAATAGACTTTTCAGGGATGGAAGTATTtatgataaatgtattttgatacatattctaaatataaaataggatttaatATGTTTGATAAAAATGACTTcatattgtgttttgtatttttgtcgttttaaaacactaaaatactttgtaagaaatctacatgatgacatcataaaaatgtggcctctgattggtgcacACTCAGTATTTTGTTCAGACTTGTTAAAATCAGAACGgaaaattgatccatatggTAGAAGGTGGTAAAGGTAATAAATGTTCAgctgaatatttgatctgttaactggttgtatgtcagatttattgtgtattgtgtatatttttaaaatacaaaaatacaagagtttattttgatacatggtgttgccactgtattttgtagtttattttaatagactTAAAATTAAGGTATTTGatagattattttaaaatacattttgatgtatttttgcCCAACCCTGAGaactttaataattataatatttttgaaattaaattatttaatttatctttattaattttgatactttaaagacaaaataaaaaagaacatgatTACAATAAtacaagtaaataataataataaattatatattatatataataaattaaattataaattatataaatattatatatatatatatatatatatatatatatatatatatatatatatatatatatatataatatatatatatatataaattaaattataaattatataaatattttatatatatatatatatatatatatatatatatatatatatatatatatatatatatatatatatatatatatatatatatatatatatatatatatatatatatatatatattaattacagtccaaatccatcctaatGGTTCTTGAGTTAACCTTCCAAAGGAACCTTATGGATCTCCAGACTGTTCGTGTGGCGATCATTTTCAGCTTCCCAGGGTGGGCTCCTGAAAAAACTCCAAAGGTACAACATTAGGATAAATCCTGCAGGTCTGGAAAGACAAAAgggacaggatcactggtatctcagagagagagagagagtgcagtgGGGATTAGAACCTCTTATGGGTGTCGTGGTCAGGAGGACAGCCTTCAAACCAACAAACTTTTGgacaggttgtgtgtgtgtgtgtgtaagtgtgtcttGGTGTACATTAATGAACATCGTCACTTAGAGCTCAGACCGACGTGTTGTGACGCCGCGCTCCAGACTGTCTGCGCGCGCTCGCCTGCACGTGCACGCCATGGCCCCGCCCTCTTTTCGAACTCCGCGCTGTGATTGGCCGTTTCGAACAACACTTCCTCCTGAAAGATTGAATGTTCCAGGCACGCGGATTGCAAACGTTCTCCCGAAGATGCCCagcagcagtgagtgtgtgagtgtgtgtattcacTTGGATCTATGAGTACAGCAGCTTTCGGAGTTACGAcacatttaaagtatttattttgacAGTCTGCTTGATGTTACAGCACTGgtaagtttgtttgtttgtttgtttgtttgtttgtttgtgtgtgtgtgtgtgtgtgtgtgtgtgtgtgtgtgtgtgtgtgtgtgtgtgtgtgtgtgtttccatttCAGTCTgagtcatgtgtgtgtgaaagccattccttttctttttctctttagttactagaacacacacacacacacacacacacacacacacacacagagaactgaATTATAAGGTTTCTATAaggttttctgtttattttataaggTGTACAGATGGACATTTTTATCAAGCtgttaatgaaaataattaacCAATTAACCAACCCTTCTACCTTGCTACCCTGCGCCCCACAGCTCTGTCACCCTGCGCCCCACAGCTCTGTCACCCTCGCCCCACAGCTCTGTCACCCTCGCCCCACAGCTCTGTCACCCTGCGCCCCACAGCTCTGTCACCCTGCGCCCCACAGCTCTGTCACCCTGCGCCCCACAGCTCTGTCACCCTGCGCCCCACAGCTCTGTCACCCTCGCCCCACAGCTCTGTCACCCTCGCCCCACAGCTCTGTCACCCTCGCCCCACAGCTCTGTCACCCTCGCCCCACAGCTCTGTCACCCTGCGCCCCACAGCTCTGTCACCCTGCGCCCCACAGCTCTGTCACCCTGCGCCCCACAGCTCTGTCACCCTGCCCCACAGCTCTGTCACCCTCGCCCCACAGCTCTGTCACCCTCGCCCCACAGCTCTGTCACCCTCGCCCCACAGCTCTGTCACCCTGCGCCCCACAGCTCTGTCCCACAGCTCTGTCACCCTGCGCCCCACAGCTCTGTCCCACAGCTCTGTCACCCTGCGCCCCACAGCTCTGTCCCACAGCTCTGTCACCCTGCCCCACAGCCCTGCTACACACAGTCTCACCAACAACCCTATTACCCTTAAACCATCTACACTGTTACCCCCAACCCTGCCAATGCCAGACTTTTTAATTTCACacttctgtatttgtgtgtgtgtgtgtgtgtgtgtgtgtgtgtgagagagagcgagactcGGTAAACCGAATTGTCCGGGTTTTATGTCTCCAGTTGTGTAGAATGTAATTCTATAGtggtttttgttttcaaataaataaaatatctaggAAGTCTGTATTACAAAATGCTCGTAGCCTACATTGTGTGTGCTACATCCATCTTCTTCACACTTATGCCATCAAAACCATCTGTACATGTGAGCAGAAGTGGACAAAACTTTGAGTTCATACTCtatcttattatttttaagtaaaaggCCGAGGTTGTTCGGTTCCTACTTCCTGTCCCACAGGAGGACACGAGAGCAGGTGTTTCCTTTGACACTGCTGTCGCACTACATATTTATTAGagctaaaatgtttttgaaggtatcttcatggctttgttttttttttaaggagagtTTTGCTGTTAATGTGCTTTTGATAATTGTTCGAATTGTTAGAAACATCTccaggatctaaaaaaaaaaaaaaaaaggtagggTTATCTGTGTTCTTAATGAGAGTGTGAACAAGGCACATGGGAGACATGTTAGATGAAGGAGAAGCCTTTCATGAATGAAAGGAAGCCTTGATGATCCCATATGTGACTCTGCCGCCTGCACGCTGCTCTGGTGCTCGTGATCAATCTCTGATTACGGTTTGTTTATTAACGATGCAGCAGCTGATGACTGGTGGAGCGAGAGAGACAACAACAATAGGAAAGAGGTTTATCGAGGAGATCGTTTTTCTTCTGTggcagagaaaaaacaaaccgtcaccaaggagaaggtttctGTGTGCTTTTGGTGTGTATTCTCCTGTCCTAAAGATCTCTGTGGGATTTGTTCCTGGAACAGAGAAGCAGGAAGAACAATAACCCCAACCCTGATGATCCTCATGATCCTGAACTTTGACCTCGTTCCTTGTTTTACTCTTTGTCTTGTCTTCTTGATGGTTGGTGTAAACCCTTTgggaagggagaaaaaaaaagttacactgCAGTTTATATGAGAAAGAATCTGAATAATTAATCtttatctatataaatattagatCTTTATACAcctatatggtcaaaagtttgtggacacctgaccataaaattgctttgtgcttcttttttcacCTCCTATTCGCCATCGTCATGCtggagttcaagtgaaggtgaAATTTCATccaacagcatccaaagacgtcctacaaaTCTTTGTGTCTAATTTTTGTGCGCAGTTTGAAGAAGCAGCACACGTGggtggaaaattcaggtgtcccaatacttttgggtaTATCtctatctttaaaaaaaaccccaaacaaacaTGGTGGATCATTTTACCCTGAGACCCGGGAAACTTGATCATCTCTTGATCTCGAACCTACAGATTATTTCTAACGTGTATGACTTTCATTCAGAGAGCTACCATATAAGTCGAGGTTCCTACATAAAATgcctggtgtgtgtgagtgtggttcAGGTGTTCAGTAAGGATGATCATTAATGAGCTTGAGGTTCTCGGAGCAGCAGCTGAGTCCCCTCTTTAATTGCCCTGTACACAGTGGGGTTTTCCTGGAGGAAACAAGGTGGAGGGGGTTCTCCTGGAGGACACTATTCAACATTGATCTCATACACACTAattatgggtgtgtgtgtgtgtgttgggagacGCTAATAAAAGTAGCTGGTGGgttaattaaacacacacacacacacacacacacacacacacatcaatcaaCAACAGACTACACTGAGAGAGGCGGACGTGTCCCGTTCGTGGATCAGTGAAGTGAGGGTAAGGGTGGGGGTAGgattgggtgtgtgtggggggttgtTTCTGGACCCGTGTTTGATCCAGTGGTACGCGTGTGCACGTGTACCATGTCTTGCCTGGGTGACGTGAAAGACGCTGATCCTCTTAGGCGATTATGGAGATGATCTGCATGAGGAGCATGTGGATGATGTCCTACGCTCATACCCCCCTCCGCTCCCCTCCTCCCTCTGTGTT
It encodes:
- the fgfr1op2 gene encoding FGFR1 oncogene partner 2 homolog, translated to MSCLLEKVLTDARSLVERLRDHDNAAEILIEQTTVLNKRVEAMKQYQEEIEALNQVARHRPRSTLVLGIQQENRQIRELQQENKELRISLEEHQSAMELIMSKYREQVFRLLMASKKDDPTIVSQLKEQHTSQMQAHIDKINEMATVMKKAIEVDEGRACEDEERIKQLELENRGLRELLGISREAFLVLRREEREEASESTSLSPLVTSSDLSLRKS
- the LOC124392595 gene encoding mucin-7-like, with product MAPPSFRTPRCDWPFRTTLPPERLNVPGTRIANVLPKMPSSTLSPCAPQLCHPRPTALSPSPHSSVTLRPTALSPCAPQLCHPAPHSSVTLRPTALSPSPHSSVTLAPQLCHPRPTALSPSPHSSVTLRPTALSPCAPQLCHPAPHSSVTLPHSSVTLAPQLCHPRPTALSPSPHSSVTLRPTALSHSSVTLRPTALSHSSVTLRPTALSHSSVTLPHSPATHSLTNNPITLKPSTLSLWDLFLEQRSRKNNNPNPDDPHDPEL